GTGACACATAAGCTTTTTAAAGCTTCAAACTCATACAATTTTTAGCTTTACACTTACATAAATGCATAAAAGCTGTTggtgtgaaaagttttttaaataagcacACAAAGAAATTTActgttttaaaaactttattcaaAACAGAATCTTAATATACCTAtaagtaaatatataaaatccatAGCATATTCTTATAGAGGATAATTAAGCAAAACATCTTGACGGGCCAACTCCAACAACATGGGATCATCGAAGAACTTATTAATGGAAACATCCTCTGACAAACCTTTGCGTCTGCGAGTTTTAATCATAAATTCTCTAGCCAAATGCGAAGCTTGTTGAGGTTCTAGAGGACGTATGACAATAGATTTATCCAAAGGATCACCGGGTACAATTTGCCAATGATGGAAGACGGACAAGCAGAATGCTTGACCTTGTGTATGGGTACGTAAATCGGTTTCGAAACCAAATGAATCAATGGCGGGTATAAAAGCTTTGATGGTGTAGATGGGGGAACCGGACACAGGAGCATCTTGGGTGACATGACCTCTGTAAGAAagcaaaaagaaataataaatttacgcatttaatttttgtatgcagTGTACAACAACAAACCTTCTTCTAGCCAAGACAGTGTAAACAGCTGACACACAATCTGCTGGTGCTTGTACTTCCACAAATAGATAAGGTTCCATTAGTCGTGGTGTGGCCATAAGGAACGCTGAATAGGCCACCCGTCTGGCTGTGGGTATAACTTGACCTCCTCCCCTGTGTAGAGCCTCATTGGCTATAACAGCAtctagaattttaaatttaacattgcGTATGGGCTCCTCACACAAGGGTCCTTCTCTGGTACCCCATTGAAAACCTTGCACTATGGAATCTTTCACCGaggttaacaaatttttatccACCTCCGAGGGCAGCGTATCGTCCACCAGAATATTTGGTCCGGTATTGTCAGGACCAAAAGCCCATATAGATCTGGCTGCCAATAAATCCCAATCATAGTTAACCTGGAAGAATTCTCCCAACCTTTTCTTATTCCAATTTATTGACACCACTTCATTTTCTATATCTTCCGCCAAACCCTTTTCCAAAGGCTCAGCAATCATAgtgattttgtttttcttattgggTGTTTCAGCAAAACATTTCAACGAACTGGTTTCCACCACAGTTTCACAAAATGCCACCACAGGATCTGCCACTTTAATGTCGATTTCTGAATACATTTTACGCAAATCGTGCATAACACAATCCAAATAAAGTTCTCCTGTGCCCAAAATAACATGTTCACCAGATTCTTCTACGCGGGTGGACAATAAGGGATAGGATTTGTTAACTTTACGCAAACCATCCAACATTTTGGGCAACTCCGAGGGATTAACAGGTTCCACAGCAATTTTTATGATACTTTGTGTGTTGAACTTCAAAGGTCTAAAGATATACAAATCATCAGTGGCCTTGATATCCACAATACTGGAAGTTTTGACTATACACTGATCTATGCCCTCAATAAGAACCCAATTACCAGCTGGAACACGATTCAATTCAACTTTATAGCGAGCTTCATAGACCCACAATCTTCCGACTTGTAAAATACGCGAATCTTCTTCATCTTGCAGGGTATAGTTTTCACCCAACACACGAACTTCTTGTCCAGCATGCAAAGTTCCTGAAATAACTCGAGCCAAAACCTGGAAAAATGTACAATCATCGTTGGGATACATTTTCGAACTGTGCACCATCAGAGAACCATTCTGATTGCACTCAATCATATCACGATACATATCACTCTCCTTTGGTCCCGTGTAAATATGATCTACTTTCGATTTAGCATTATCCAAAGGCGATTTTATATGTTCCACGCACATATTAACAAAACCACTAAAATCACCCAAAAAGCGATTACAAACTAAACGCAGAAGAGGACGTATATTCGATTTCATTTCCTCTTTGGTAATGCGTATGTTTAACTCCGCCAAGGTGTCGGCTAAGGTAGTATCAACATCACCTACCACCTGGGCAATCACCTTGTACATGGGTTCCAATATGAATTCAACGAAACTACGCTGAGCCGAATTGTGTGGTggttttttggtaaatttgcgcctaaaaaacaaaaaattcaattaagtaGAGGTATGTAATTATATCTAGTTTATATTTTGCCAATACTTACGATTTACTGTGGAAATACATATCGCCCCACAGTCGTTTGGAAAACTCTATATAATTAACGCCTTCATAGGTATCGGCATATAATTTGGCAAAAGATTTCAATGTGAAACAAAAACCATAAAGAGAACTGGCAAAGCAAACATTTCCCAAGATCGGTGAAACCAAAGTAGTATCCTCCGCACTGCCATATGTGCTCAGCAAACTGTTGACCTCTTCAACAATGTGTTTGAGTTTGAAATAAGCGTCTTGAGGTGGCAATTTCAATTCTAGGATTAGGCGATCAATCTAAAATTGAGATAAATATGATGCATAAAATAGTACTTAAAATTAGTTTGACTGTTTAAAACTGCAGATTAAATTTTCTGTAATCATATCCATCTCACCTTATTAATACATAATGTAATGGCCATTTTCTCCTGCACTGCATGCTTCAACAGTCTCTCCGTATTTAGCATGACACCCTCGGCGGCATCAACAAATACCACAACACCATCACACATACGCATGGCCGCCGTAATCTCATCGGAAAAGTTTACATGGCCGGGTGtgtcaaaaatattcattaaataaCTTTTCTGCTTGACATCCTGCAGGACCAAAGTAACCGGGGTAGCCTTAATGCTAACACCACGTTCCTGTTCCGTAAACAAGGTGTCAGTGTAACGCAATGAACGTTCTTCGTTCATTTCAAATTGGGGATGTGTTTGACGGACCAGGCAATCGACAAATGTGGTTTTGCCATGATGCAAATGACCAATTAAGGCCACATTACGTATAAGCGGAGGTGTGTCCATAAGATCGGCCATAAATTCCATGTTGTAAGAGGTTTCGGGTAATTCctgttctttaatttgaaattttaatttcttgacTGGTTCTATTAAGGGTTTATCCAAAGCTTGGGCATCCTCTTCTTGTACTATGGTCTCAACATCGGGACCATAAACTTCAACGGCTGTGGGATAATAACGTTTGTCCTCATGTAAAACAACTGCAGTGACTTCTTTGTCTTCATCTTCATTATGATCTTCTTCATCGTCCATGGCCTCTTCCTGCACAAGAACAtaaagaaaattactttaacaaaaaatgaatttaatcaaatatttttatactaacATCCTGTTCATCTTGTTGATCCTGCTGGCCATAAATACTTTGCTCCTCATCTTCATCACTGTCCAAATCGGGACCTATATAGTTGCCAAATTCATCATACAAATCTGAATCcatatttcaaaacgttttcttTTCTGTGGAGGGAAAAAAGAGGCACATTTAACAATTGTGTAGCAAAACGTTTACTAGAGCTCAAcacatgtttataaatttttatcatttaattatacaaatatttgcttttatatttagtatattgatttttcaagttcaattatatattttgtttgatattctattaatttttcaataatatttaccagattttattaaaaattttataaaaaacgcGTTGCAAATTGtatcaataaacaaattttcacgTCTGACTGTCACTTGATGCCGGCCATTGGGTGTGTTCAGTGCATGATTAGTGTTGTAAATTGTTTGGACAATTAAAGTAGTGTTGGATAAcgtttagttattttatttaaagggaGCTGCCAAACATatgtttatttcaaattaaatactgtaaaattcaattaaaacaaCTCTAACGAACCGGCTTATAACTAAAAACTTGTGATTCCGCGGATacaatttactactttttatggCGAACTCTTAAAacgataaattttattaaaattaaaagataaACAAAGTTACGGTTTGGATAATTGTAACAACataaaattcagaattttaGAAATGAGTTTACAAGACGAAATGCAAAAACTAATTATTACCTAATAGTTCTTGTATTTAGTAATAACGGAGTCGTAATCAATACAAAATTATCTCTTaagattttcgaaaaatatgtaaatattgtaTTCCATTTTTAAAACTCTAATCTCTTAAGCTCTTAAAGAGTTTATTATGgatatatctatataaataaaattcatatgtcgttcgttggtaattgcatcacttgagaacggccggaccgattttaataatttttttttaaaatattgctaatggtgcaacttaggtttttacggaatgaaaaattgaccaggcccacttttttcgattcatctaaaatcggaaaacggctacactgatttggctaattttttgtttaaatgttcgtaattatcaatttaagtttttactgaaggaaCAATTGACCACGCTCACTTTTACACCcacttttttagatttatttctgaccaaaaaacggctgcacctatttggctaatttgtttttaaatgttcgtagtaaaattcgtaagaaaaatttacaacGCCCAATTTTATTCGATATATCTAAACTCGCAGAACgcctggttttttttttaatcttcgcaatagtccacaaaaCGTTTTTACGATCCGtgatcatatttctgaccatatttcgattttttatataaaaactcaaaatatctaaattcgctaataacttggccaataagcgtttaatcaagaaaaggagttcgatctgtgatcactcatatttctgaccaaaaaccgattgtttatataaaaactcaaaatatataaattcgctgaTAATttcgccaataagcgtttaatcaagaaaaggagctcgatctgtgatcactcatatttcagaccaaaaaccgattttttatataaaaactcaaaatatctaaattctcaaaaactcaaaatatctaagttcgcttataacttggccaataagtgtttaatctagaaaaggaggtcgatctctgatcactcatatttctgaccaaaaaccgattttttatataaaaaatcaaaatagataaatttgctaataatttggccaataagcgtttaatcaagaaaaggagctcgatctgtgatcactcatatttctgaacaaaaaccgatcactcatatttctgaccaaacaccgattttttatataaaaactcaaaatatctaaattcgctgataacttggccaataagcgtttaatcaagaaaaggagatcgatctgttatcactcatatttctgaccaaaaatcgattttttatattgaaactcaaaatatctaaattcgctaataacttggccaataagcgtttaatcaagaaaaggagctcgaactgtgatcactcatatttcagaccaaaaaccgattttttatataaaaactcaaaatttctaaattctcaaaaactcaaaataaatatgttcgcttataacttggccaataagtgtaTAATctagaaaaggaggtcgatctctgatcactcatatttctgaccaaaaaccgattttttatatataaaatcaaaatagataaatttgctaataatttggccaataagcgtttaatcaagaaaaggagctcgatctgtgatcactcatatttctgaacaaaaaccgatcattcatatttctgaccaaacaccgattttttatataaaaactcaaaatatctaaattcgctgataacttggccaataagcgtttaatcaagaaaaggagctcgatctgagatcactcatatttctgccaAGGATCaacgtcaaactacatataaaaaatgtaccgaacaaaatatgtttcagaaacacatgggTGAATTTACTTAAGCTTTATTATTTTGAACTATTGCAAACGTTTccatcatatatgtatataattttactgAATTGGTCAGTAAATCATCGATCaaaggtaatttttcacaactagctgacttttatatatttattgaagaattttaataatgaatctttagaaaatattggcGAACTTTGACCGCaagttcataaaattttaacccgCTAAAAAATAGGTAACTCAAAGCATTATATCTACTAATATATACCAGATATGATCGATTTCtaacttaattttcataaaaattttgaaattaagtgaaatattttcttaaatatgaaTTGAAATATCAGCTAAATAAGAAtcatcataaataaaattatttccaGCGAAATTCATTTATTCGGctaacttaat
The nucleotide sequence above comes from Calliphora vicina chromosome 1, idCalVici1.1, whole genome shotgun sequence. Encoded proteins:
- the LOC135963943 gene encoding 116 kDa U5 small nuclear ribonucleoprotein component, which produces MDSDLYDEFGNYIGPDLDSDEDEEQSIYGQQDQQDEQDEEAMDDEEDHNEDEDKEVTAVVLHEDKRYYPTAVEVYGPDVETIVQEEDAQALDKPLIEPVKKLKFQIKEQELPETSYNMEFMADLMDTPPLIRNVALIGHLHHGKTTFVDCLVRQTHPQFEMNEERSLRYTDTLFTEQERGVSIKATPVTLVLQDVKQKSYLMNIFDTPGHVNFSDEITAAMRMCDGVVVFVDAAEGVMLNTERLLKHAVQEKMAITLCINKIDRLILELKLPPQDAYFKLKHIVEEVNSLLSTYGSAEDTTLVSPILGNVCFASSLYGFCFTLKSFAKLYADTYEGVNYIEFSKRLWGDMYFHSKSRKFTKKPPHNSAQRSFVEFILEPMYKVIAQVVGDVDTTLADTLAELNIRITKEEMKSNIRPLLRLVCNRFLGDFSGFVNMCVEHIKSPLDNAKSKVDHIYTGPKESDMYRDMIECNQNGSLMVHSSKMYPNDDCTFFQVLARVISGTLHAGQEVRVLGENYTLQDEEDSRILQVGRLWVYEARYKVELNRVPAGNWVLIEGIDQCIVKTSSIVDIKATDDLYIFRPLKFNTQSIIKIAVEPVNPSELPKMLDGLRKVNKSYPLLSTRVEESGEHVILGTGELYLDCVMHDLRKMYSEIDIKVADPVVAFCETVVETSSLKCFAETPNKKNKITMIAEPLEKGLAEDIENEVVSINWNKKRLGEFFQVNYDWDLLAARSIWAFGPDNTGPNILVDDTLPSEVDKNLLTSVKDSIVQGFQWGTREGPLCEEPIRNVKFKILDAVIANEALHRGGGQVIPTARRVAYSAFLMATPRLMEPYLFVEVQAPADCVSAVYTVLARRRGHVTQDAPVSGSPIYTIKAFIPAIDSFGFETDLRTHTQGQAFCLSVFHHWQIVPGDPLDKSIVIRPLEPQQASHLAREFMIKTRRRKGLSEDVSINKFFDDPMLLELARQDVLLNYPL